DNA from Sorex araneus isolate mSorAra2 chromosome 6, mSorAra2.pri, whole genome shotgun sequence:
GCATTCTGATTGGAGTGGCCTGGGCCGGCGGCTTTCTGCATTCCATTACACAAATTGTCTTTACTATTCAACTACCCTTCTGTGGCCCCAATGTCATGGATAACTTTATGTGTGACTTGTACCCATTACTGAAGCTTGCCTGTACTGATACATATGTCTTTGGCCTTTTGGTGATGACCAACAGTGGTTTCTTTTGTATCCTGATCTTCTCCATGTTGCTTGTGTCCTATGGGGTCATTCTGTTCTCCCTGAGAAAACACAGcacagaaggacagaggaaagccctGTCCACCTGTGGATCTCATGTTGCTGTTGTAGTTGTGTTCTTTGTCCCATGTATAATGGAGTATGCACGGCCTCCAGATGATTTATCTTTTGACAAAATATTGGAGGTATTCTACAATGCCGTAATTCCTTTATTCAATCCTTTGATTTACACATTCAGAAATAAGGAAGTAAAAGGTGCCATGAGGAGACTTTGGAATAGATTAATAACTGTTTCTGTTGATAAATAGAACCTTATGTTTCGAAAAAATGAAatagttaaatttaaaagaataaattttcggcccagagatgaaccgggagccgcaccacgagaagcagagcctccgcgcctattgactgtgatcctgaggtctcctaacccattttggcaccagagcggattcttgcagccatccattttgactgtgaactgagctaaaatattagaaacccaaaaccgcgcggccgcgcggactcaaagtcttcactcttagcaatgaagagaaattattagatgatgtctattcagcaggcctgattgttggggaaaatttcca
Protein-coding regions in this window:
- the LOC101540530 gene encoding olfactory receptor 4C15-like, with product MQNQSFVTEFVLLGLSKNPQVQKIICVVFLCVYITTVSCNLLIVATIRSSPALLGCPMYFFLSFLSFIDACISSVAAPKMIINCLFEKKTISYGGCMTQIFAAHLLGGAEVIVLTSMAYDRYVAICKPLHYSSIMNSRLCGILIGVAWAGGFLHSITQIVFTIQLPFCGPNVMDNFMCDLYPLLKLACTDTYVFGLLVMTNSGFFCILIFSMLLVSYGVILFSLRKHSTEGQRKALSTCGSHVAVVVVFFVPCIMEYARPPDDLSFDKILEVFYNAVIPLFNPLIYTFRNKEVKGAMRRLWNRLITVSVDK